A window from Drosophila kikkawai strain 14028-0561.14 chromosome 2L, DkikHiC1v2, whole genome shotgun sequence encodes these proteins:
- the LOC108086240 gene encoding cilia- and flagella-associated protein 44 isoform X2: protein MADSQGETELLGEEEELERSSFHESFIQDIIAIKHSFGYDCKKLFNLVLVDQDTLVFASGNFLKFFSISRQEITFQETVYGCGIGFITKNDHPDFQGLFTVAENGPQPTVFIYEYPSMDVRVKLLNAAKACFTAGSYNKTGELFASQAGYPDFIITIWRWEKAEVVLRAKSFQSDILFVHFSEHNPILLCSSGLSHIKFWKMANTFTGLKLKGDLGRFGKTDFSDISAMYMLADENVISGCDWGNMLLWQAGLIKFEVCRKGRKPCHTKPITRITMKNGEVTTVGMDGYVRVWYWETVDLADPPEDDLFVEIDPIYEFKIADVELRCMQKIHLYDEMDFTHYAQDGNGGIWFCDINTYDVPQKPKKIYSCIGGKVIASQMSPVSPHFLCMSESGKIFVYEYEQESLILEKQFPANGVDVLWLDTQVSVLGTELVAGFEDGILRQLFLDLSDSSRPTMTRVRAFKAHTSPISRITVNRTSTLLLTGSVDKSIFIYQLSRDENSLVDIHPLGFVQFAAIPNCFYWHETEPTVVLVGCKTGEVYEYNVRTQVTEEETHLSYNITEPSRQRYVKFASVKSRIRRDIKREQTKKRKERKRERKLNEIEKLKKANPGLQIDMESALADSEPEEEEEPLFIPPKPNPIIWLRYTEMNTIWVSMAGYDAGYIYELEFQAAEPTCSTIIADADDIEIHSYCIIDQYIIFGLINGRLRINRINPDNFRDLSEYRIYPMHDALKGIIPSIQTSYNGENILTVGYDGNIFLHNWNGPKVVKNPLRDKLMPLPPNVQKAPDIVDPEEPSLEQEKINAELRRQQEAAEAHDRDVLAKIGVLQNDYFEIIKINEELPPGLRAKDTDLLLDPRIKQQIRDELQAELDDVREDLAYDLEFAQVGHKKLYNHFLKNLVEVPFTVNPLGANVPGVATFRLQELGEEFEQIKRDIELRLKQEHDMGLQDLVVAEPSDESIGQPPPETFFFGRDPRSIEPRFSKKMMRLLVRYRKRQLYEVRRIFDWDKLERQKPDPNRNHPDDDAKIEEAKRNLGDYKLKIGEDYEPKSSETLTQKYIEIVKCRERHYNMVKDFNLSVAQLRTRKQELMQFINAKRKRLDVINSYLPPVDRLPLDPIQEIDMDLEFPELNLIEHHTPGCGVEIDDILTLEQSVDDVIASTKVNRELTKSLVNLTALDLPELHEYAAYVMLQMSKLERCLSNTDLVDGLKSMPAVSEPAYFELNAEDETPMILEMRYRWVRFMRREQAAIRAEVQEEVQQFDRALSKLQVRRFHVKLDAEFMTSYLISLNQELYILRDSEEIELQLMLNAKTAMSTRNELQVVINATNRQLDELRRSIDKLAEQILAVQVLFMSTMKGHKFFDFLRRIFKKKWRPPKVARGDDEESSSSSESSSSSEDEEADNKSLDSLDMTTIRLDEATCPTGLDRSLYDLAFAMRSDRHELERNMRDLQRDVDSKRKEIAEMQIKMKFHEEVYQREKNALLEFRRNRQQEVNKVKISAIIRMDQLQHFYEGDDYRDLSNAVLFDADMLVDLRRRADQLSEETKATKRWHRINFIHLRRMNTDIKFMRFEITRLEEEIRQAMMKKFGLIVNLDELEEEVLRRYIFDLETSAEDELKALEKELMEKQKELARCEESLIMETQNNTEKLNIMTVLREEKNILCTLLDIQDRNYAKWSNPSALNLTYDIEKLRGIENSLLQQIECLEREICALRLKSKPLQINNEFELDPNAPPEVTTEVMPNDDALICPAILNVDAYLLPPMPDEFIMERVQTIVQKSFNRFFGRSTTPDNVRKFALRSSLYLCQAAYSFQGRYTDSIAECITEHLQTIVPKKYFIHISADELRKLFNEVVSVFDYERSDINTEELISGIFDHAKDSLCAHIHADATDVVNRSHFIVAHMFNELIEVLPVEEFQSEETVRMIVDVLDREPMVDPRAIGVEKLIESTMKHAQENLLDGITAVPVRKLGNTIQKDLIKRRQYKQASCEAPMKVRIASKK, encoded by the exons ATGGCCGATAGCCAGGGAGAAACTGAGCTCTTGGGCGAAGAGGAGGAGCTCGAACGAAGCTCATTTCACGAATCGTTCATCCAGGATATCATCGCCATTAAGCACTCGTTCGGCTACGATTGCAAGAAGCTCTTCAATCTGGTGCTGGTGGATCAGGACACCTTGGTCTTTGCCTCGGGCAACTTTTTGAAATTCTTTAGCATTTCTCGGCAAGAGATTACCTTCCAGGAGACCGTCTATGGCTGTGGCATAGGCTTCATTACG AAAAACGACCATCCCGACTTCCAGGGCCTGTTCACAGTGGCGGAGAATGGCCCGCAGCCTACGGTGTTTATTTACGAGTATCCATCGATGGATGTCCGTGTCAAGCTGCTGAATGCAGCCAAGGCGTGCTTTACGGCCGGATCCTACAACAAGACGGGCGAACTGTTTGCCTCGCAGGCCGGCTATCCGGACTTTATCATAACCATCTGGCGCTGGGAGAAGGCGGAGGTGGTGCTGCGCGCCAAGTCTTTTCAGAGCGACATCCTCTTCGTGCACTTCTCGGAGCACAATCCCATTTTGCTCTGCTCCTCGGGCCTGAGTCACATCAAGTTCTGGAAGATGGCCAACACCTTTACCGGTCTGAAGCTAAAGGGCGACCTGGGGCGCTTTGGCAAGACGGATTTCAGTGACATCTCCGCCATGTACATGCTGGCCGATGAGAATGTCATCTCGGGCTGCGACTGGGGCAACATGCTGCTCTGGCAGGCGGGCCTCATCAAGTTCGAGGTATGCCGCAAGGGTCGCAAGCCCTGCCACACCAAGCCCATTACGCGGATCACCATGAAGAACGGGGAGGTGACCACCGTGGGCATGGATGGCTATGTCCGTGTCTGGTACTGGGAAACGGTGGACTTGGCCGACCCGCCCGAGGATGATCTGTTCGTGGAGATCGATCCGATCTATGAGTTCAAGATCGCCGATGTGGAGCTGCGCTGCATGCAGAAGATCCATCTTTACGACGAGATGGACTTCACGCACTACGCCCAGGATGGCAACGGCGGCATTTGGTTCTGCGATATCAACACCTATGATGTGCCCCAGAAGCCAAAGAAGATCTACTCCTGCATCGGCGGCAAggttatagcctcccaaatgTCCCCGGTGTCCCCGCACTTCCTCTGCATGTCCGAGAGCGGCAAGATCTTTGTGTACGAGTACGAGCAGGAGAGTCTCATCCTGGAGAAGCAGTTTCCGGCGAATGGCGTCGATGTGCTGTGGCTGGACACTCAGGTATCGGTCCTGGGCACCGAATTGGTGGCCGGCTTTGAGGACGGCATTCTGCGGCAACTGTTTTTGGATTTGAGCGATTCCAGCCGGCCAACCATGACCCGAGTTAGAGCCTTCAAGGCACACACGTCGCCCATATCCAGGATAACCGTGAACCGAACGAGCACCCTGCTCCTCACCGGCAGCGTTGACAAGAGCATCTTCATCTATCAGTTGAGTCGCGATGAGAACTCCTTGGTGGACATCCATCCCCTGGGATTCGTGCAGTTCGCAGCGATTCCCAACTGCTTCTACTGGCATGAGACGGAGCCCACCGTGGTCCTTGTGGGCTGCAAGACCGGCGAGGTGTACGAGTATAATGTGCGCACCCAGGTCACCGAGGAGGAGACCCACCTGTCCTACAACATAACAGAGCCATCGCGTCAGCGCTACGTGAAGTTTGCTTCCGTGAAGAGCAGGATACGGCGGGACATCAAGCGGGAGCAGACGAAAAAGCGCAAGGAACGCAAGCGAGAGCGCAAGTTGAACGAAATCGAGAAACTTAAGAAGGCCAATCCGGGTCTGCAGATTGATATGGAGTCGGCTTTGGCCGACTCGGagcccgaggaggaggaggagcctcTGTTCATACCCCCGAAGCCCAATCCAATAATTTGGCTGCGCTATACGGAAATGAACACCATCTGGGTGTCCATGGCGGGCTATGATGCGGGGTACATCTATGAGCTGGAGTTCCAGGCGGCGGAACCCACGTGCTCCACCATTATAGCGGATGCGGATGATATTGAGATTCACTCGTACTGCATTAT TGATCAATACATCATTTTTGGCCTGATTAACGGACGGCTTCGCATCAACCGCATCAATCCGGATAACTTCAGGGACCTCTCCGAGTACCGCATCTATCCCATGCACGATGCTCTTAAAGGCATCATTCCCAGCATCCAGACCAGCTACAATGGCGAGAACATCCTCACCGTTGGCTACGATGGCAACATTTTCCTTCACAATTGGAACGGTCCCAAAGTTGTTAAGAATCCGCTTCGGGATAAGCTCATGCCCTTGCCTCCAAACGTTCAAAAGGCTCCCGATATAGTCGATCCAGAGGAACCATCACTGGAACAGGAAAAAATCAATGCAGAACTGCGACGCCAGCAAGAAGCGGCTGAGGCACACGATCGCGATGTCCTGGCCAAGATCGGGGTGCTGCAAAATGATTACTTTGAGATTATCAAAATAAACGAGGAGCTGCCGCCGGGACTGAGGGCCAAAGATACGGATTTGCTGTTGGATCCACGCATCAAACAACAGATACGAGATGAGTTACAGGCGGAGCTGGATGATGTGCGTGAGGACTTGGCCTACGACCTGGAGTTTGCCCAGGTGGGGCACAAGAAGCTGTACAATCACTTCCTCAAGAATCTAGTTGAAGTTCCCTTCACGGTGAATCCTTTGGG TGCCAATGTGCCGGGCGTGGCCACCTTTCGCCTGCAGGAACTGGGCGAGGAATTCGAGCAAATCAAGCGTGACATTGAACTGCGTCTAAAACAAGAGCACGACATGGG CCTCCAAGACCTTGTGGTGGCCGAACCCTCAGACGAATCCATTGGCCAGCCTCCACCGGAAACCTTTTTCTTTGGCCGCGATCCGCGTAGCATTGAGCCGCGCTTCAGCAAAAAGATGATGCGTCTCCTGGTCCGCTACCGGAAGCGCCAACTGTACGAGGTGCGTCGCATCTTTGACTGGGATAAGTTAGAGCGCCAGAAACCGGATCCCAATCGAAATCATCCAGATGACGATGCCAAAATCGAGGAGGCCAAGCGCAACCTGGGTGACTACAAGCTGAAAATCGGCGAGGACTATGAGCCCAAGTCCTCGGAGACGCTGACCCAGAAATACATAGAGATCGTCAAGTGCCGGGAACGTCACTATAATATGGTGAAAGACTTCAATCTATCGGTGGCACAGCTGCGCACGCGCAAGCAGGAGCTGATGCAGTTCATCAATGCCAAGCGGAAGCGCTTGGACGTGATCAATAGCTATTTGCCCCCGGTGGATCGCCTGCCCCTGGATCCGATACAGGAGATCGACATGGATCTGGAGTTTCCCGAGCTCAATCTAATCGAGCATCACACGCCCGGCTGTGGTGTGGAGATCGATGACATTCTCACGCTGGAGCAGAGTGTGGATGAT GTAATCGCCTCCACCAAAGTCAACCGGGAGCTAACCAAAAGCCTGGTCAACCTAACGGCACTGGATCTACCCGAACTGCACGAGTACGCCGCCTATGTAATGTTACAAATGTCCAAGCTGGAACGCTGCCTATCCAATACCGATCTGGTCGACGGTCTGAAGAGTATGCCGGCAGTCAGTGAGCCGGCCTACTTTGAGCTGAATGCGGAGGATGAGACGCCCATGATATTAGAGATGCGATACCGGTGGGTACGATTCATGCGGCGTGAGCAGGCAGCGATACGAGCGGAGGTCCAAGAGGAGGTGCAGCAATTCGACCGGGCATTGTCCAAGTTGCAGGTGCGGCGCTTTCATGTCAAGCTGGATGCCGAGTTTATGACCTCATACCTGATCAGCCTCAACCAGGAGCTGTACATCCTGCGGGACAGCGAGGAGATCGAGTTGCAGCTGATGCTGAACGCCAAGACGGCAATGAGCACCCGGAACGAGCTGCAGGTAGTTATCAATGCCACCAACCGTCAGCTGGACGAACTGCGACGAAGCATTGACAAGCTGGCCGAGCAGATCCTGGCCGTTCAGGTGCTCTTTATGAGCACAATGAAAGGTCACAAGTTCTTTGACTTTCTGCGTCGCATCTTCAAGAAGAAATGGCGTCCGCCAAAGGTGGCCAGAGGCGATGACGAggagtcctcctcctcctcggagtCCTCGTCCTCCAGCGAGGACGAAGAAGCGGACAACAAGAGTCTGGACTCCCTGGACATGACCACCATACGGCTGGATGAGGCCACTTGTCCCACGGGTCTCGATCGCTCGCTCTACGACCTGGCCTTTGCCATGCGATCCGATCGCCACGAGCTTGAGCGCAATATGCGGGACCTGCAGCGGGATGTGGATAGTAAGCGCAAGGAGATTGCCGAGATGCAGATCAAGATGAAGTTCCATGAGGAGGTCTACCAGCGGGAGAAGAATGCCCTGCTGGAGTTTAGG CGCAATCGTCAGCAGGAAGTGAACAAGGTGAAAATCAGCGCCATCATCCGCATGGACCAATTGCAGCATTTCTACGAGGGCGACGACTACCGcgacctgtccaatgccgttctCTTTGACGCCGACATGCTGGTGGATCTCCGTCGGCGCGCGGATCAGCTCAGCGAGGAGACCAAGGCCACCAAGCGCTGGCACCGCATCAACTTTATTCATTTGCGGCGCATGAACACGGACATCAAGTTTATGCGGTTCGAGATCACACGCCTGGAGGAGGAGATCCGCCAGGCCATGATGAAAAAGTTCGGCCTGATTGTTAATCTCGatgagctggaggaggaggtacTGCGTCGCTATATCTTTGACCTGGAAACCAGTGCCGAGGACGAGCTAAAGGCCCTCGAAAAGGAGTTAATGGAGAAGCAG AAAGAGCTAGCCCGCTGCGAAGAGTCCCTGATCATGGAAACCCAAAACAACACGGAGAAGCTCAATATAATGACAGTGCTGCGCGAGGAGAAAAACATCCTGTGCACTCTGTTGGACATTCAGGACCGCAACTATGCCAAGTGGAGCAATCCAAGTGCTTTGAATCTAACCTACGACATTGAGAAGCTCAGAGGTATTGAGAACTCCTTGCTTCAGCAGATCGAG TGCCTGGAGCGTGAGATCTGCGCCTTGCGTCTCAAGTCCAAGCCCCTGCAGATCAACAACGAATTTGAGCTGGATCCCAATGCTCCACCGGAGGTAACCACCGAAGTCATGCCCAATGACGATGCCCTGATCTGTCCGGCCATCTTGAATGTAGATGCCTACTTGCTGCCCCCCATGCCCGATGAGTTCATCATGGAACGCGTTCAGACAATCGTCCAGAAAAGCTTCAATCGGTTCTTTGGACGGAGCACTACGCCGGACAACGTGCGCAAGTTTGCTTTACGATCTTCTCTGTACCTTTGCCAGGCCGCCTACAGTTTCCAG GGTCGCTATACGGACAGCATAGCCGAGTGCATCACCGAGCACCTGCAGACGATTGTGCCCAAGAAGTACTTTATCCACATCAGTGCCGACGAGCTGAGGAAGCTTTTTAACGAGGTGGTTTCCGTCTTCGACTACGAACGCTCTGATATCAACACCGAGGAGCTCATCTCTGGCATCTTTGACCACGCCAAGGACTCGCTGTGCGCCCACATTCACGCCGATGCCACCGACGTGGTTAACCGTTCCCATTTCATTGTGGCGCACATGTTCAATGAGCTCATCGAGGTGCTGCCCGTGGAGGAGTTCCAGTCGGAGGAGACAGTTCGTATGATTGTGGATGTGTTGGACCGTGAACCCATGGTTGATCCCCGGGCAATTGGTGTGGAGAAGCTCATCGAGAGCACTATGAAGCATGCCCAGGAGAATTTGCTGGATGGGATTACGGCTGTGCCGGTGCGCAAGCTGGGCAATACCATCCAAAAAGACCTGATAAAGCGGCGCCAGTACAAGCAGGCGAGCTGCGAAGCGCCGATGAAAGTAAGGATTGCcagcaaaaaataa